One window from the genome of Acidobacteriota bacterium encodes:
- a CDS encoding glucan 1,4-alpha-glucosidase — protein MTLEEKVSQLGHTADAVPRLGIPEYNWWNEGLHGVARAGNATVFPQAIGMAATFDESLMHRIGNVISTEFRAKYYHDQHPDGSTDWYRGLSIWSPNINIFRDPRWGRGQETYGEDPFLTSRMGIAFVTGLQGDDPKYLKTVATSKHFAVHSGPEPTRHSVDVKASRHDMEDTYLPAFRATVVEAKAQSVMCAYNSLNGQPACANTDLLEEHLRHDWGFQGYVVSDCGAVTDIFNGHHFSKSMEEGVSVALKTGTDLICGNPRSRVKTERDAILQAVQQGLMTQADLDRALRRLFSARFRLGMFDPPSLVPYSNIAFEDNDSEAHRQLAVQAARESLVLLKNQNHFLPLGKRYSTIAVIGPDADNLDALVGNYNGTPSRPVTILEGIRRRFSQSKVIYAEGTGLTGPVMHAIPSDALFTDNSRREHGLKGEYFANVELKDAPVMTRTDSTVNFAWGDQGISPQLPKNYSVRWTGVLVAPQTGDYLIGFAGQDGFRLWVDDQLIAEEWTIHHPADTLTKPMHLEKGHAYKVKIEYFQTIRSAEARFVWSMPGQDGKDAVDAAQQADLVIMVLGLSPRIEGEEMNVHTEGFAGGDRTSLDLPAPQQKLLERIHAIGKPIILVLTSGSAVAVNWADHYIPAILQSWYPGGEGGTAVAEAIAGDFSPSGRLPITFYKSVLQLPPFEDYSMANRTYRYFRGDALYPFGYGLSYTTFAYRNPEVDKQSIAANESVTISVDIANTGRREGDEIAQLYITHNGIAGAPLRALQGFQRVHLAPGEQNRVSFRLRERDLSVVDQDGKRRIIPGKVNVWIGGGQPITVPGRPLPPGARAQFTITSEATLPD, from the coding sequence ATGACGCTCGAAGAGAAGGTCTCGCAGCTCGGCCACACCGCAGATGCCGTTCCCCGATTGGGAATTCCTGAGTACAACTGGTGGAACGAAGGATTGCACGGCGTAGCGCGAGCTGGTAATGCCACCGTCTTTCCGCAGGCGATCGGCATGGCGGCTACCTTCGACGAGTCCTTAATGCATCGCATCGGAAATGTTATTAGCACGGAATTTCGGGCGAAGTACTATCACGATCAGCATCCCGACGGCAGCACTGACTGGTATCGCGGTCTGAGCATCTGGTCTCCAAACATTAACATCTTTCGCGATCCACGCTGGGGGCGCGGCCAGGAAACTTACGGTGAAGATCCGTTCCTGACTTCCCGAATGGGAATTGCATTTGTCACTGGTTTGCAGGGCGACGATCCCAAATACCTGAAAACAGTTGCCACTTCCAAGCACTTTGCTGTCCACAGCGGACCGGAGCCAACTCGGCACAGTGTCGATGTTAAGGCCTCGCGTCATGATATGGAAGACACCTATCTTCCCGCATTCCGCGCAACCGTGGTCGAAGCCAAAGCGCAGTCGGTGATGTGCGCGTACAACTCACTCAACGGCCAGCCGGCCTGCGCGAACACCGATCTGCTCGAAGAGCACCTGCGGCACGATTGGGGTTTTCAAGGATACGTAGTCTCCGACTGCGGCGCGGTAACGGACATCTTCAACGGGCATCACTTCAGCAAATCCATGGAAGAAGGCGTGAGTGTGGCGCTCAAGACAGGCACCGATCTTATCTGCGGCAATCCCCGCTCGCGCGTAAAGACTGAGCGCGACGCGATACTCCAAGCGGTTCAGCAGGGCCTGATGACTCAGGCCGATCTGGATCGTGCTCTGCGTCGATTGTTCTCAGCGCGTTTTCGTCTAGGCATGTTCGATCCTCCCTCGCTGGTGCCCTATTCCAACATTGCTTTTGAGGATAACGACAGCGAAGCTCATCGCCAGCTCGCGGTGCAAGCCGCGCGTGAATCGCTCGTCCTCCTGAAGAATCAGAACCACTTTCTGCCACTCGGGAAGCGGTACTCAACGATCGCAGTGATTGGTCCGGACGCAGATAATCTTGATGCCCTGGTCGGCAACTACAATGGAACGCCGTCCAGGCCGGTGACGATCCTCGAAGGCATTCGCCGCCGCTTTTCACAATCGAAGGTGATTTACGCAGAGGGAACAGGTCTTACTGGACCTGTGATGCATGCCATTCCTTCCGACGCTCTTTTCACTGACAATTCCCGAAGAGAGCATGGGCTTAAGGGAGAGTACTTCGCAAACGTCGAGTTGAAAGACGCGCCGGTCATGACTCGCACTGATAGCACGGTGAACTTCGCCTGGGGAGATCAGGGAATTTCGCCGCAGTTGCCGAAGAACTATTCCGTACGCTGGACCGGCGTTCTCGTTGCACCGCAAACTGGCGACTACCTGATCGGATTCGCTGGCCAGGACGGATTCCGTCTTTGGGTGGATGATCAGTTGATCGCGGAAGAATGGACGATTCATCATCCTGCCGACACATTGACGAAGCCGATGCACCTCGAGAAGGGCCACGCGTATAAGGTTAAGATCGAGTATTTCCAAACGATTCGCAGCGCTGAGGCGCGCTTTGTCTGGAGCATGCCGGGGCAAGACGGGAAGGATGCTGTCGATGCCGCGCAGCAGGCCGATCTCGTCATCATGGTGCTCGGTCTCTCGCCACGCATTGAAGGCGAAGAGATGAACGTTCACACCGAAGGATTCGCCGGGGGAGATCGCACCAGCCTCGATCTACCTGCGCCGCAACAAAAGCTTCTTGAACGAATTCACGCGATCGGCAAGCCGATCATTCTGGTGCTCACGAGTGGAAGCGCGGTGGCCGTAAATTGGGCTGATCACTATATTCCCGCGATTCTTCAATCCTGGTATCCGGGAGGGGAAGGTGGAACGGCGGTCGCGGAGGCGATTGCCGGAGACTTCAGTCCCAGCGGCCGGTTGCCGATAACGTTCTACAAATCGGTTCTTCAACTTCCGCCATTCGAGGACTACTCAATGGCCAACCGAACCTACCGCTACTTTCGCGGCGACGCTCTGTATCCCTTCGGATACGGCCTGAGCTACACAACGTTCGCATATCGCAACCCGGAGGTCGACAAGCAGAGCATCGCTGCCAATGAGTCGGTGACGATCTCCGTCGATATCGCCAACACCGGCCGGAGAGAAGGTGATGAGATCGCGCAACTATACATAACCCATAACGGGATTGCCGGAGCGCCTCTGCGTGCATTGCAAGGCTTTCAGCGTGTACATTTAGCGCCAGGCGAGCAAAACAGGGTTTCGTTTAGGCTGCGGGAGCGCGATTTGAGCGTTGTGGATCAAGATGGGAAACGCCGTATTATTCCCGGAAAGGTCAACGTGTGGATCGGTGGAGGACAACCCATAACGGTGCCGGGCAGGCCCCTGCCCCCTGGAGCGAGAGCGCAGTTCACAATCACGAGTGAAGCAACTTTGCCCGACTAA
- a CDS encoding sugar kinase has protein sequence MRRLDFTNTQVASSETARDINRSVVLNLIRHRQPISRADLARVSGLQRSTVSLITEQLIEEKWVINGPTGRLPRGRRPTFLRLNERRAILVADIRPAQTTVALGDINGHFLSQVAFTTPADAAAGAKQIAARVQELIQAHPKLVFEGIGISLPGRYDESTKRVIFAPNLKWKEFDLKSSVEKITGLSVELENAANACVLAEVWFGHAEKIRDMVVITISEGIGTGIFLNGQLMRGAHGMTGEFGHVALDPTGPACTCGGRGCWEVYGSNRAALRYYHASGRGSEELSFADLLALSSAGDALAITALEQMARGIGRGVRMLVAGLAPEEIVVVGECTAQWARFAPIVEAEVKNGMLFGKPPRIRPAEGNMARLRGTVALVLQKHFGASARLEIGQPALLARKKAVE, from the coding sequence ATGCGGCGACTCGACTTTACCAATACGCAAGTAGCATCCAGCGAAACGGCGCGCGACATTAACCGCAGCGTTGTGCTGAACCTCATCCGTCACAGGCAGCCGATCTCGCGAGCCGACCTGGCTCGAGTCTCGGGGCTGCAGCGCAGCACGGTGTCGCTGATCACCGAACAACTGATCGAAGAGAAGTGGGTGATCAATGGACCTACCGGACGCTTGCCAAGAGGCCGCCGGCCCACGTTTCTGCGATTAAACGAAAGGCGGGCGATTCTCGTTGCCGATATCCGGCCGGCGCAGACAACCGTCGCGCTCGGCGATATCAATGGGCACTTTCTGTCTCAAGTAGCCTTTACCACCCCGGCCGATGCGGCTGCGGGAGCGAAGCAGATTGCGGCGCGAGTTCAGGAGTTGATCCAGGCTCATCCCAAATTGGTATTTGAAGGGATCGGAATCAGCCTGCCAGGACGATACGACGAATCCACCAAGCGAGTGATCTTTGCTCCCAATTTGAAATGGAAAGAATTCGATTTGAAGAGCTCCGTAGAAAAGATCACGGGACTCTCTGTGGAGCTGGAGAACGCTGCTAACGCGTGCGTTCTCGCGGAAGTCTGGTTTGGGCATGCCGAAAAGATTCGCGACATGGTTGTAATCACGATCTCCGAGGGAATCGGCACGGGCATTTTCCTGAATGGACAACTCATGCGCGGAGCCCACGGCATGACTGGTGAATTCGGCCACGTAGCTCTTGATCCCACGGGACCGGCATGCACCTGCGGTGGGCGGGGATGCTGGGAAGTTTACGGCTCCAACCGCGCCGCGCTGCGTTACTACCACGCCTCCGGGAGAGGTTCAGAAGAGCTCAGCTTTGCAGATCTTCTCGCTTTATCAAGCGCCGGAGACGCGCTGGCTATTACCGCTCTCGAGCAGATGGCGCGAGGAATCGGACGCGGTGTGCGCATGCTGGTCGCTGGCCTCGCTCCCGAGGAGATCGTGGTGGTTGGAGAATGCACGGCACAGTGGGCGCGTTTCGCTCCCATTGTGGAAGCGGAAGTCAAAAACGGAATGCTGTTTGGAAAGCCTCCGCGCATTCGCCCGGCGGAAGGAAACATGGCGCGTCTGCGCGGAACCGTCGCACTCGTGCTGCAAAAACATTTTGGCGCCTCGGCGCGCTTGGAAATCGGCCAACCCGCTCTGCTGGCCAGAAAGAAAGCAGTGGAGTAG
- a CDS encoding GDSL family lipase, which yields MASRIAVILLYLSFGFSQALAQTHWVGSWAASQQLAEPKNSLAADDLTDVTLRQIVHLSVGGRELRVRLSNRFGTAPLYFSGIHIAKAVSAGSDKIVAGSDKALSFSGRADITIPAGADYLSDPIAISAPDLSDWAITLHSDALPAEQTGHPGSRTTSYLGHGDQVSASEIPDAKKIEHWYFIAGIDVAAPPQVGSIVTLGDSITDGHGATTNGNDRWPDVLAKLVEASNKKKLAVLNHGIGGNRLLNDGLGPNALARFDHDVLAQAGVRYLIILEGINDIGVLTRDADAPDTEHEILVRRMIAAYEQLIARAHTHGIKVIGATLLPFVGGGYYHPGPRTEQDRQAVNRWIRTRGHFDAVVDLDKVTRDPAHPERLLPAFDSGDHLHPSPAGYRAMAEAIPASLFSLK from the coding sequence ATGGCCTCGCGCATCGCCGTCATACTCCTCTACCTGAGTTTCGGATTTTCCCAAGCTCTCGCTCAAACGCATTGGGTCGGTTCCTGGGCTGCATCGCAGCAGCTAGCTGAGCCTAAGAACTCCCTCGCTGCCGACGATCTCACCGACGTCACGCTTCGCCAGATCGTTCACTTGTCCGTTGGCGGCCGCGAACTGCGGGTGCGTCTATCAAACCGTTTTGGGACTGCGCCTCTGTACTTCAGTGGTATTCACATCGCGAAGGCCGTATCGGCCGGATCCGACAAGATTGTTGCGGGAAGCGATAAGGCACTCAGCTTTTCAGGAAGAGCCGACATAACGATTCCTGCCGGCGCCGATTATCTCTCTGATCCCATCGCCATTTCTGCCCCCGATCTATCCGATTGGGCAATTACATTGCACTCCGACGCGCTCCCTGCGGAGCAGACTGGGCATCCCGGTTCACGTACGACGTCTTATCTGGGGCACGGAGATCAAGTTTCCGCATCTGAGATTCCGGATGCGAAGAAGATTGAGCACTGGTATTTCATTGCGGGAATCGATGTTGCCGCTCCACCCCAAGTCGGGTCGATCGTGACTCTAGGCGATTCCATCACCGATGGGCACGGCGCGACCACGAACGGCAACGATCGCTGGCCCGATGTGCTGGCCAAGCTCGTTGAAGCGTCTAACAAGAAGAAGCTGGCGGTGCTGAACCATGGCATTGGAGGAAACCGCCTGCTGAACGATGGCTTAGGACCGAATGCGCTGGCGCGGTTCGACCATGACGTTCTCGCGCAGGCCGGCGTGCGCTACCTGATCATTCTCGAAGGAATCAACGACATCGGTGTGCTTACGCGCGACGCTGACGCTCCCGATACGGAACACGAGATACTCGTCCGCCGCATGATTGCCGCATACGAGCAGTTGATTGCGCGCGCGCATACGCATGGCATTAAGGTCATCGGAGCAACGCTTCTGCCGTTCGTTGGAGGTGGTTATTACCATCCTGGCCCGAGGACCGAGCAAGACCGCCAAGCGGTGAATCGCTGGATCCGCACTCGGGGGCACTTTGACGCGGTGGTTGATCTGGACAAGGTAACGCGCGATCCAGCGCACCCGGAGCGCTTGCTGCCGGCATTCGACTCCGGCGATCACCTTCATCCCTCGCCTGCGGGCTATCGCGCGATGGCAGAGGCGATTCCAGCCTCGTTGTTCAGTTTGAAATAA